Proteins from a single region of Macaca thibetana thibetana isolate TM-01 chromosome 4, ASM2454274v1, whole genome shotgun sequence:
- the TRIM38 gene encoding E3 ubiquitin-protein ligase TRIM38 — MASTTSTKKMMEEATCSICLSLMTNPVSINCGHSYCHLCITDFFKNPSQKRLRQETFCCPQCRAPFHMHSLRPNKQLGSLIEALKEMDQEMSCEEHGEQLHLFCEDEGQLICWRCERAPQHKGHTTALVEDVCQGYKEKLQKAVTKLRQLEDRCTEQRLSTAIRITKWKEKVQIQRQKIQSDFKNLQCFLHEEEKSYLWRLEKEEQQTLSRLRDYEVGLGLKSNELKSHIQELEEKCQGSAQKLLQNVNDTLSRSWAVKLETSEAVSLELHTMCNVSELYFDVKKMLSSHRVNVTLDPDTAHHELILSEDRRQVTRGYTQENQNISSRRFTAFPCVLGSEGFTSGRRYFEVDVGEGTGWDLGVCMENVQRGTGMKQEPQSGFWTLRLCRKKGYVALTSPPTSLHLHEHPLLVGVFLDYEAGVVSFYNGTTGCHIFTFPKASFSDTLRPYFQVYQYSPLFLPLPDD; from the exons ATGGCCTCAACCACCAGCACCAAGAAGATGATGGAGGAAGCCACCTGCTCCATCTGCCTGAGCCTGATGACGAACCCAGTAAGCATCAACTGTGGACACAGCTACTGCCACTTGTGTATAACGGACTTCTTTAAAAACCCAAGCCAAAagcgactgaggcaggagacgTTCTGCTGTCCCCAGTGTCGGGCTCCATTTCACATGCATAGCCTCCGACCGAACAAGCAGCTGGGAAGCCTCATTGAAGCCCTCAAAGAGATGGATCAAGAGATGTCATGTGAGGAACACGGAGAGCAGCTCCACCTGTTCTGCGAAGACGAGGGGCAGCTCATCTGCTGGCGCTGTGAGCGGGCACCACAGCACAAAGGGCACACCACAGCTCTTGTTGAAGATGTATGCCAGGGCTACAAG GAAAAGCTCCAGAAAGCTGTGACAAAATTGAGGCAACTTGAAGACAGATGTACGGAACAGAGGCTGTCCACAGCAATACGAATAACTAAATGGAAA GAGAAGGTACAGATTCAGAGACAAAAAATCCAGTCTGACTTTAAGAATCTCCAGTGTTTCCTACATGAGGAAGAGAAGTCTTATCTCTGGAGactggagaaagaagaacaaCAGACTCTGAGTAGACTGAGGGACTATGAGGTTGGTCTGGGGCTGAAGAGCAATGAACTCAAGAGCCATATTCAGGAACTGGAGGAAAAATGTCAGGGCTCAGCCCAGAAATTGCTGCAG aaTGTGAATGACACTTTGAGCAG GAGTTGGGCTGTGAAACTGGAAACATCAGAGGCCGTCTCCTTGGAACTTCATACTATGTGCAATGTTTCTGAGCTTTACTTTGATGTGAAGAAAATGTTAAGCAGTCATCGAG ttaATGTGACTCTGGATCCAGATACAGCTCATCATGAACTAATTCTCTCTGAGGATCGGAGACAAGTGACTCGTGGATACACCCAGGAGAATCAGAACATATCTTCCAGGAGATTTACTGCCTTCCCCTGTGTCTTGGGTTCTGAAGGCTTCACCTCAGGGAGACGCTACTTTGAAGTGGATGTTGGCGAAGGAACTGGGTGGGATTTAGGAGTTTGTATGGAAAATGTGCAGAGGGGCACTGGCATGAAGCAAGAGCCTCAGTCTGGATTCTGGACCCTCAGGCTGTGCAGAAAGAAAGGCTATGTAGCACTTACTTCTCCCCCAACTTCCCTTCATCTGCATGAGCATCCCCTGCTTGTGGGAGTTTTTCTGGACTATGAGGCCGGAGTTGTATCCTTTTACAATGGCACTACTGGCTGCCACATCTTTACCTTCCCAAAGGCTTCCTTCTCTGATACTCTCCGGCCCTATTTCCAGGTTTATCAATATTCTCCTTTGTTTCTGCCTCTCCCAGATGACTAA